The Pseudanabaena galeata CCNP1313 genome includes a region encoding these proteins:
- the atpC gene encoding ATP synthase F1 subunit epsilon, translated as MTLTVKVISPDTTILDTAAEEVILPSSTGQLGILTDHAPLISALETGVLRFRKDKAWAAIALTGGFAEVEENEVTVLVRSGELGSTINAEEARKKLEDAEQALAGIKAEDKQGKIQAEQNLRMARARLQATTPI; from the coding sequence ATGACCCTAACTGTAAAAGTAATTTCCCCAGATACAACAATTCTGGATACTGCCGCAGAGGAAGTGATTTTACCTAGTTCCACAGGGCAATTGGGTATTTTGACCGATCACGCCCCTCTGATTTCGGCTCTCGAAACAGGCGTGCTACGTTTTCGCAAGGATAAAGCTTGGGCTGCGATCGCTCTTACGGGCGGTTTTGCTGAAGTCGAAGAAAACGAAGTAACTGTTTTGGTACGTAGTGGCGAATTAGGCAGCACGATCAATGCTGAAGAAGCACGCAAAAAACTTGAAGATGCGGAGCAAGCTTTGGCTGGTATTAAGGCTGAAGATAAGCAAGGCAAGATTCAAGCTGAGCAAAATTTGCGGATGGCTCGCGCTAGATTGCAAGCAACTACTCCAATCTAG
- the atpD gene encoding F0F1 ATP synthase subunit beta has product MVTTAEKVSVGRITKIIGPVVDAEFPSGKIPEIYNAVVVTGRNSAGQDINVTCEVQQLLGDNQVRAVAMSTTDGIVRGMDVTDTGAPISVPVGPNTLGRIFNVLGEPIDELGPVTTEEKFPIHRPSPAFTSLETKPSTFETGIKVIDLLAPYRRGGKIGLFGGAGVGKTVLIQELINNIAKKHSGVSVFGGVGERTREGNDLYNEMKESGVLQYLALVYGQMNEPPGARMRVGLTALTMAEYFRDVSKQDVLLFIDNIFRFTQAGSEVSALLGRMPSAVGYQPTLATDMGALQERITSTTEGSITSVQAVYVPADDLTDPAPATTFAHLDATTVLSRGLASKGIYPAVDPLDSSSTMLQPGVVSDEHYRVARGVQAILQRYKELQDIIAILGLDELSEDDKLAVARARKIERFLSQPFFVAEVFTGSPGKYVTLEESISGFDRILKGELDDLPEQAFYLVGNIEEAIAKAEKLKAGN; this is encoded by the coding sequence ATGGTAACAACCGCAGAGAAAGTATCAGTCGGGCGCATCACCAAGATCATCGGTCCTGTGGTCGATGCCGAATTCCCCAGTGGCAAAATCCCCGAAATTTATAACGCCGTAGTCGTAACTGGACGTAACTCCGCAGGACAAGACATCAACGTCACCTGTGAAGTACAACAATTATTAGGCGATAACCAAGTTCGTGCAGTTGCAATGAGTACCACTGACGGCATCGTTAGAGGTATGGATGTAACCGATACAGGCGCACCGATTAGTGTTCCTGTTGGTCCTAACACCCTTGGTCGTATCTTCAACGTATTAGGCGAACCTATTGATGAATTAGGTCCTGTTACCACCGAAGAAAAATTCCCAATTCACCGTCCATCCCCTGCATTTACATCACTCGAAACCAAACCTAGCACTTTTGAAACGGGCATTAAGGTAATTGACCTTCTCGCACCCTATCGACGTGGTGGCAAAATTGGACTATTCGGTGGTGCTGGTGTAGGCAAAACCGTATTAATTCAAGAATTAATTAACAACATCGCCAAAAAGCACTCTGGTGTGTCGGTGTTTGGTGGTGTAGGCGAACGTACCCGCGAAGGTAATGACCTCTACAACGAAATGAAAGAATCGGGCGTACTTCAGTACCTCGCTCTTGTTTACGGTCAAATGAATGAGCCACCTGGAGCGCGTATGCGTGTTGGCTTAACCGCGTTGACCATGGCTGAATATTTCCGTGATGTCTCCAAGCAAGACGTATTGTTGTTCATCGACAATATTTTCCGCTTCACTCAAGCTGGTTCGGAAGTATCCGCGCTACTTGGTCGGATGCCATCGGCTGTAGGTTATCAACCTACTCTTGCCACCGACATGGGTGCTTTGCAAGAGCGCATTACCTCAACCACCGAAGGTTCCATCACCTCTGTACAAGCGGTGTATGTACCTGCGGATGACTTGACTGACCCAGCTCCTGCAACCACCTTTGCTCACTTGGATGCAACCACCGTGTTGTCTCGTGGCTTGGCTTCTAAGGGTATTTATCCTGCGGTTGACCCCCTCGATTCTTCCTCGACTATGTTGCAACCAGGTGTAGTTAGCGATGAGCACTACCGCGTAGCTCGTGGCGTACAAGCTATTCTTCAGCGCTACAAAGAACTGCAAGATATCATCGCCATCTTGGGCTTGGATGAACTATCTGAAGATGACAAGTTGGCTGTAGCCCGCGCCCGTAAGATTGAGCGTTTCTTGTCTCAGCCCTTCTTCGTTGCCGAAGTATTTACTGGCTCTCCTGGTAAGTATGTCACCCTCGAAGAAAGCATCAGTGGTTTCGATCGCATCCTTAAGGGTGAACTTGATGATCTTCCTGAGCAAGCTTTCTACCTCGTTGGCAACATCGAAGAAGCGATCGCTAAGGCAGAAAAGCTCAAGGCTGGTAACTAG
- a CDS encoding dihydrofolate reductase family protein, with amino-acid sequence MGQLILYIASSLDGYVARSSGAVDWLFTDQDYEYEDFYATCDRLIMGRNTYEQIQSWGEYPYPDKQGFVFSRTMQL; translated from the coding sequence ATGGGACAATTGATTTTGTATATTGCCTCAAGTTTAGATGGCTATGTTGCGCGTAGTTCTGGAGCGGTGGACTGGCTATTTACAGATCAGGACTACGAGTATGAGGATTTTTATGCGACCTGCGATCGCCTAATCATGGGACGCAACACCTATGAGCAGATCCAATCTTGGGGCGAATATCCCTATCCTGATAAGCAAGGTTTTGTATTTTCACGTACTATGCAGCTTTAG
- a CDS encoding 3'-5' exonuclease: MKINANLSTELLTYYRQLSTEVFTVVDLETTGGKGDRDRIIEISVLQATLKDGIQQILTDLINPHIPIPEQIVRFTGISQDMVTDVDGSDQILPRYLPMLQTGILTAHNIGFDYSFLKAEYQRLGIEFIAPKQLCTVKLSRLLLPHLPSRSLPKLVKHYNFDVGKSHRAESDAIACWLLLEKLLNELLSAKDEEILNLFGQQWLSGEDIAIILQLPLYQVEELLTDSTIKSRFSNRRQINLYQRRGVEELAKTIMPSST, from the coding sequence ATGAAAATTAACGCCAATCTCTCTACGGAATTACTCACCTACTATCGCCAGCTTAGTACAGAGGTGTTTACAGTAGTTGACCTAGAAACAACAGGAGGAAAAGGCGATCGCGATCGGATTATCGAAATTTCAGTTCTTCAAGCCACGCTCAAAGATGGAATTCAACAAATACTTACCGACCTAATTAATCCTCATATCCCCATACCTGAACAAATCGTTAGATTTACGGGTATCTCACAGGACATGGTTACTGATGTTGATGGCAGCGATCAGATTTTGCCCAGATATTTGCCCATGCTGCAAACAGGGATTCTGACTGCCCACAATATTGGGTTTGACTACTCTTTTCTTAAAGCTGAATATCAAAGGCTTGGAATTGAATTTATTGCTCCTAAGCAACTTTGCACCGTCAAGCTATCGAGGCTGCTACTACCACATTTACCATCGCGATCGCTACCTAAGTTAGTCAAACACTACAACTTTGATGTCGGTAAGTCCCATCGAGCCGAATCGGATGCGATCGCCTGTTGGTTGCTGTTAGAGAAGCTACTAAACGAACTACTCAGTGCTAAAGATGAAGAAATCTTGAATCTATTTGGTCAACAATGGCTTTCTGGAGAAGACATTGCCATAATTTTACAGCTTCCTCTTTATCAAGTTGAAGAGCTTTTGACAGACTCGACAATCAAATCAAGGTTCTCAAATCGCAGACAAATCAATCTGTATCAACGTAGAGGAGTTGAAGAATTGGCAAAGACAATCATGCCATCCTCTACCTAG
- a CDS encoding bifunctional riboflavin kinase/FAD synthetase — MRVIFDPNQISRPTAIALGNFDGVHVGHRHVIVPILPTSLRDRYPNLTSTVVSFSPHPQEFFNQKQRSLLAPFDEKVALLKSLGVEQLVLLPFDADLAKLTAAEFIQKILIDSLQVELISVGFDFHFGQKRQGNITDLQNIWGDRLTVIAEQTMRFGEGEQPPVRISSSNIRTALAQGEIDLANSLLGRPYNLVGRVIQGKQLGRTIGFPTANLELPTQKCLPRDGVYAVQATVNHPDVETQSQILGVMNIGLRPTVDGDQRSVEVHLFNWQGDLYDQMLNVNLIKFIRPERKFDSLDALKAQIQSDCQTALNYLLPYRQQMVGAFPRNLYDNVIPS, encoded by the coding sequence GTGAGAGTAATTTTTGACCCAAACCAAATTTCTCGTCCCACTGCGATCGCCCTCGGTAACTTTGATGGCGTACATGTGGGACATCGGCATGTGATTGTGCCTATTTTGCCGACATCTTTGCGCGATCGCTACCCAAATTTAACGAGTACCGTCGTTTCTTTTTCGCCGCATCCCCAAGAATTTTTTAATCAAAAACAGCGATCGCTACTTGCCCCCTTTGATGAGAAAGTAGCTTTGCTCAAGTCTCTTGGTGTGGAGCAATTGGTTTTGCTGCCTTTTGATGCGGATCTTGCCAAGCTAACTGCTGCCGAATTTATCCAGAAAATTTTAATTGACTCCCTCCAAGTCGAATTAATCAGCGTCGGCTTTGATTTTCACTTCGGGCAGAAACGACAAGGTAATATCACTGATTTACAAAATATTTGGGGCGATCGCCTTACGGTGATTGCAGAGCAGACGATGAGATTCGGAGAGGGAGAGCAGCCTCCTGTAAGAATCAGTAGCTCGAATATTCGCACAGCCCTAGCCCAAGGTGAAATTGATTTAGCTAATTCGCTGCTCGGTCGTCCTTATAACCTAGTAGGTAGGGTTATCCAAGGTAAGCAATTGGGGCGGACGATAGGCTTCCCCACCGCAAATTTAGAACTGCCTACACAAAAGTGTTTGCCGCGTGATGGGGTGTATGCAGTTCAAGCAACAGTCAATCATCCTGATGTAGAAACACAGTCACAAATATTAGGGGTGATGAATATTGGATTGCGTCCAACTGTAGATGGCGATCAGCGATCGGTTGAGGTGCATTTATTTAATTGGCAGGGTGATCTTTATGACCAGATGCTTAATGTAAATCTCATCAAATTTATTCGACCTGAGAGAAAGTTTGATTCACTAGATGCGCTCAAAGCTCAAATTCAGTCTGATTGTCAAACAGCACTAAACTATCTTCTCCCCTATCGTCAACAGATGGTCGGGGCTTTTCCTCGTAACTTATATGACAATGTAATACCAAGTTAA
- the pyk gene encoding pyruvate kinase: MTVRETFRRTKIVATIGPATSSPDMIRQLIEAGASTFRLNFSHGTHADHHRSICNIRQVSSELNQPVGILQDLQGPKIRLGVFKEGPITLNKGDKFTLTSRQVDGNSEISCITYDTLAEEVPIGAVIMLDDGKVEMVVEAVNVELGDLYCRVVIGGTLSNNKGVNFPNVHLLVSAMTDKDREDLRFGLSEGVDWVALSFVCTPEDVLEVKDLIAASGRKASVVAKIEKHEAIANMEAILSVCDGVMVARGDLGVEIPAEDVPIAQKQLIKTANRLGIPVITATQMLDSMVSNPRATRAEISDVANAIIDGTDAVMLSNETAVGKYPILAVETMARIAVRIEREQDLKMQPLESMGRAVPNAISQAVGRIAIQLNAAAIVTLTKTGSTARNVSKFRPPIPILAVTPNVQVARRLQMVWGVQPMVLISLPSARQNFEAALNLAQEMKLLSAGDLVVMSAGTLQDVAGSTDLIKVEFVSSVVGKGLSIGSGIVHGRARVAFHHLDVRDFNEGEILVIDRTDADYIEVIRKASAVITEESSLDSHAVVIGRRLGIPILIGVQNATGFIRDGEPLSVNFSKGMIYSGSRSEDLAF; encoded by the coding sequence ATGACCGTTAGAGAAACTTTTCGTCGCACAAAAATTGTTGCTACTATTGGACCCGCGACTAGTAGCCCCGATATGATTCGCCAGCTTATTGAAGCAGGCGCAAGTACTTTTCGCCTCAACTTTTCCCACGGCACTCATGCGGATCACCATCGCAGCATTTGCAATATTCGCCAAGTGTCCAGTGAACTCAATCAACCTGTAGGCATTTTGCAAGACTTGCAAGGTCCTAAAATTCGCCTTGGTGTATTTAAAGAAGGTCCAATTACCTTAAATAAAGGTGACAAGTTTACGCTCACCAGCCGCCAAGTTGACGGTAACTCGGAAATTAGTTGCATTACCTATGACACCCTTGCTGAGGAAGTGCCAATCGGCGCAGTAATCATGCTGGATGACGGCAAAGTGGAGATGGTCGTCGAAGCAGTGAATGTGGAATTAGGCGATCTTTATTGCCGCGTAGTCATTGGTGGCACGCTCTCTAACAATAAAGGGGTAAATTTTCCGAACGTGCATTTATTAGTCAGTGCGATGACCGATAAAGATCGCGAGGATTTACGCTTTGGATTGTCTGAAGGTGTGGATTGGGTAGCACTTAGCTTTGTCTGTACTCCTGAAGATGTGCTGGAAGTTAAAGATCTAATTGCTGCTTCAGGTCGTAAGGCTAGTGTTGTAGCCAAAATCGAGAAGCACGAAGCGATCGCCAACATGGAAGCGATTCTCTCGGTTTGCGATGGCGTAATGGTAGCGCGTGGTGATCTTGGCGTAGAAATTCCTGCGGAAGATGTACCGATCGCCCAAAAACAATTAATCAAAACCGCCAATCGCCTCGGCATTCCCGTAATTACAGCGACGCAAATGCTCGATAGCATGGTTAGCAATCCTCGCGCAACCCGTGCGGAAATTTCTGACGTAGCCAACGCAATCATCGATGGTACGGATGCGGTGATGCTCTCTAACGAAACTGCGGTGGGTAAATATCCGATCTTGGCTGTGGAAACTATGGCAAGAATCGCAGTTCGCATCGAAAGAGAACAGGATCTAAAAATGCAGCCCCTTGAAAGCATGGGACGCGCTGTGCCTAATGCCATCAGCCAAGCAGTGGGTAGAATTGCGATTCAACTAAATGCGGCGGCGATCGTTACCCTCACCAAAACAGGCTCTACCGCTCGTAACGTCAGCAAATTCCGTCCACCAATTCCGATTTTGGCAGTTACGCCCAATGTCCAAGTAGCAAGACGTTTGCAAATGGTTTGGGGAGTACAGCCGATGGTCTTAATATCCTTGCCATCAGCAAGACAAAATTTTGAAGCGGCGCTTAATCTTGCTCAAGAGATGAAATTGCTCTCTGCTGGGGACTTGGTGGTTATGTCCGCAGGTACTCTGCAAGATGTGGCAGGTTCTACCGATTTGATCAAAGTCGAATTTGTCTCTTCAGTCGTTGGTAAAGGTTTAAGCATCGGTTCTGGCATAGTTCACGGTCGGGCTAGAGTTGCTTTCCATCACCTTGATGTCCGCGACTTTAACGAAGGCGAAATTCTGGTGATCGATCGCACCGATGCCGACTATATCGAAGTAATTCGCAAAGCCTCGGCAGTAATTACCGAAGAATCCAGCCTTGACTCCCATGCGGTGGTGATTGGTCGCAGGTTGGGTATCCCAATTTTAATTGGCGTACAAAATGCGACAGGCTTCATTCGTGACGGTGAACCCCTAAGCGTTAACTTTAGCAAAGGTATGATCTACTCTGGCTCACGATCAGAAGATCTAGCGTTTTAG
- a CDS encoding iron-containing alcohol dehydrogenase: MENFAFYNPVKILFGKGQIANIGAEIPSDAKILITYGGGSIKSNGVYEQVKAALAGRNFLEFGGIEANPHLETLLKAVDLIRAEGIDFLLAVGGGSVVDGTKFIAAAVPFDGDPWDICAKQAPVKAAIPFGAVLTLPATGSEMNTASVVTKWETQEKLFFASPLVFPKFSVLDPETTYSLPIRQVSNGIVDAYVHVMEQYLTYPANAPLQDRMAESILKTLIEEGPKVLADLHNYEARANVMWCATMALNGLIGVGVPQDWATHMIGHELTALHGIDHAQTLAIVLPNTLTVRRDRKRLKLLQYADRVWGLVDGTEDSRIDQAIAKTREFFESVGVPTHLSDYGVGLDVIPKIIDRFEKRGFVALGENQDVTPKVVEKILVLCA, translated from the coding sequence ATGGAAAATTTTGCTTTTTACAATCCAGTCAAGATTTTATTTGGCAAAGGTCAAATTGCGAATATTGGCGCAGAAATCCCCTCTGATGCAAAAATCCTCATCACCTATGGCGGTGGCAGCATCAAAAGCAATGGAGTTTACGAGCAGGTAAAAGCTGCCCTAGCAGGTCGTAACTTTCTGGAATTTGGTGGGATTGAAGCTAATCCGCATCTAGAAACTCTACTCAAAGCGGTGGATCTGATTCGCGCTGAAGGGATTGATTTCTTGCTAGCGGTTGGCGGTGGCTCCGTCGTGGATGGTACAAAATTTATTGCCGCAGCAGTTCCCTTTGATGGCGATCCTTGGGATATTTGTGCCAAACAAGCTCCCGTAAAGGCGGCGATTCCCTTTGGTGCAGTATTGACTTTACCTGCCACAGGTTCTGAGATGAATACTGCTTCTGTGGTAACTAAGTGGGAAACTCAAGAGAAACTCTTCTTTGCTAGCCCATTGGTATTCCCCAAATTCTCAGTGCTAGATCCTGAAACGACTTACTCTTTGCCTATTCGTCAGGTCAGCAATGGAATTGTTGATGCCTATGTTCATGTCATGGAACAGTATTTGACCTATCCTGCCAATGCACCATTGCAAGATCGAATGGCGGAGTCTATCCTCAAAACCTTGATTGAAGAAGGTCCCAAGGTCTTGGCAGATCTCCATAATTACGAAGCACGGGCAAATGTGATGTGGTGTGCGACGATGGCGCTAAATGGACTGATTGGTGTGGGTGTACCTCAAGACTGGGCTACACACATGATCGGACATGAGTTAACGGCTCTACATGGTATCGATCATGCCCAAACTTTGGCGATCGTCTTGCCTAATACATTAACTGTTAGACGCGATCGCAAGCGGCTAAAGCTCTTACAATATGCCGATCGCGTTTGGGGTCTGGTCGATGGGACAGAAGACTCACGTATCGATCAGGCGATCGCTAAAACTCGCGAATTTTTTGAGTCTGTCGGCGTTCCTACCCATCTCTCAGACTATGGTGTAGGGTTAGATGTAATTCCCAAAATCATCGATCGCTTTGAGAAACGTGGTTTTGTCGCTTTAGGCGAAAATCAGGATGTTACGCCTAAAGTTGTCGAGAAAATTTTAGTGCTTTGTGCTTAA
- a CDS encoding low molecular weight protein-tyrosine-phosphatase, producing the protein MTKKLLFVCLGNICRSPAAENIMNHLIEQEGLGDQFICDSAGTGGWHVGALPDRRMRAAAKERGLDFVGSARQFQAMDLREFDLILAMDKDNYRNILALDPQGKFADKVKMMCDYCETSTDKEVPDPYYGGADGFNYVIDLLFDACGGLLKSLKSH; encoded by the coding sequence ATGACTAAAAAACTTTTATTTGTTTGCCTTGGAAATATTTGCCGATCGCCTGCTGCGGAAAATATTATGAATCATTTGATTGAGCAGGAAGGACTAGGCGATCAATTTATTTGTGATTCGGCTGGGACAGGCGGTTGGCATGTGGGCGCATTACCTGATCGTCGTATGCGAGCAGCAGCCAAAGAACGCGGCTTAGATTTTGTTGGTTCAGCTAGACAATTTCAGGCGATGGATTTGCGAGAATTTGATTTAATTCTGGCGATGGATAAGGACAACTATCGCAATATTCTCGCACTCGATCCACAAGGGAAATTTGCCGACAAGGTAAAGATGATGTGTGACTACTGCGAAACCTCCACTGATAAAGAAGTTCCCGATCCTTACTATGGCGGTGCAGATGGATTTAATTACGTAATCGATCTGTTGTTTGATGCCTGTGGTGGTCTACTCAAATCTTTAAAAAGTCATTAA
- a CDS encoding Uma2 family endonuclease, whose product MSTSVIEAASTSNKKVWTDAAFMSLPDDACHYEIVDGELVVMGNSGALHGYISIVLSSALFAVVSSQKLGVLFDSSTAFKMKNGNKRSPDISFFTKERLQGISELPTSFLEGAPDLAIEILSPANTVEEINTKILEYFENGTRLVWVVNPIQHYVLVYRSAQEPDRLLKRGDFLDGEDVINGFTFPVADLFQSLSF is encoded by the coding sequence ATGTCTACTTCAGTTATAGAGGCAGCAAGCACATCAAACAAAAAAGTCTGGACAGATGCGGCTTTTATGTCTCTTCCAGATGATGCATGTCATTATGAAATTGTGGACGGAGAACTAGTTGTAATGGGTAATTCAGGAGCATTGCATGGATATATCTCCATTGTTTTGAGTTCGGCTTTGTTTGCGGTTGTCTCATCTCAAAAGCTAGGAGTATTATTTGATTCGAGTACTGCTTTTAAAATGAAAAATGGCAATAAACGCTCTCCCGATATTTCTTTCTTTACCAAAGAGCGCTTACAAGGAATTTCAGAACTTCCTACTAGCTTTTTAGAAGGTGCGCCAGATTTGGCGATCGAAATCCTATCCCCTGCTAATACGGTTGAAGAAATCAACACCAAAATCTTAGAATATTTTGAGAATGGAACTCGGTTAGTTTGGGTTGTCAATCCAATCCAACATTATGTGCTGGTCTATCGTTCCGCACAAGAACCCGATCGCCTTCTGAAACGAGGCGATTTTCTAGATGGCGAGGATGTTATTAATGGGTTTACTTTTCCTGTAGCGGATCTATTTCAAAGTTTGTCCTTTTAG
- a CDS encoding prephenate/arogenate dehydrogenase has translation MNIGIVGLGLIGGSLGLDLLASTQDHNQAQNYVWGLSRNPETCKQAEAIAAVNIADIDIENIPDRILAQTDIVVICTPIASILSTIALIAPKLPANVIFTDVGSVKAAIVEPASKICQQFNQQFVGSHPMAGTAFQGISAAERNLFQNRPCVVTPSDDLDAVAKVRSLWQSVGMNIHECSPEEHDRAVAMISHAPVMISASLIASCQQEDDDRVLKLAQNLASSGFRDTSRVGGGNPELGRLMAEYNQSAVLRSLQNYQQSLQAVIGLIENKQWEELEAFLANTQRDRPFYID, from the coding sequence ATGAACATTGGTATTGTTGGATTAGGACTAATCGGTGGTTCGCTAGGCTTAGATCTGCTCGCCTCAACGCAAGATCATAACCAAGCTCAAAATTATGTATGGGGTCTTAGCCGCAACCCTGAAACCTGCAAACAAGCAGAAGCGATCGCCGCCGTAAATATTGCTGACATAGATATTGAAAATATTCCCGATCGCATTCTTGCCCAAACAGATATCGTTGTCATCTGCACACCGATCGCCTCGATCCTGTCCACAATTGCATTAATTGCGCCAAAGTTACCCGCTAATGTCATCTTTACGGATGTTGGCTCGGTCAAAGCTGCAATTGTGGAACCTGCATCAAAAATCTGTCAGCAATTTAATCAGCAATTTGTGGGCAGTCATCCGATGGCTGGCACTGCCTTTCAAGGCATCTCAGCCGCCGAACGTAATCTATTTCAAAATCGTCCCTGTGTGGTTACGCCGAGTGATGATCTTGATGCAGTAGCAAAGGTGCGATCGCTATGGCAATCCGTGGGCATGAATATTCATGAATGTAGCCCCGAAGAACATGATCGCGCTGTAGCAATGATTAGCCATGCACCTGTAATGATTAGCGCAAGCTTAATTGCATCCTGTCAGCAAGAAGACGATGATCGCGTTTTAAAATTAGCGCAAAATTTAGCAAGTTCAGGCTTCCGTGATACTAGTCGCGTAGGTGGCGGCAATCCTGAACTGGGTCGTCTGATGGCAGAATACAATCAATCAGCAGTATTGCGATCGCTGCAAAATTATCAGCAATCTTTGCAAGCAGTGATTGGTTTAATTGAGAATAAACAATGGGAAGAACTAGAAGCTTTTTTGGCAAACACTCAGCGCGATCGCCCATTTTATATAGACTGA
- the rpmB gene encoding 50S ribosomal protein L28, which translates to MSRVCQLTGKKANNAVSISFSHKRHKHLQHVNLQDKRIWWEEGKRFVKLQISTKAIKTLQKKGLSAFAKEAGIDLRKF; encoded by the coding sequence ATGAGTCGCGTATGCCAACTAACAGGCAAAAAAGCCAATAATGCCGTATCGATTTCTTTCTCACACAAGCGTCATAAGCACTTACAACACGTAAACTTACAAGACAAAAGAATTTGGTGGGAAGAAGGAAAGCGTTTTGTAAAATTACAAATTTCCACCAAAGCCATCAAAACTTTGCAAAAGAAAGGACTATCAGCATTTGCTAAGGAAGCAGGTATTGACCTTCGCAAGTTCTAA